A genomic segment from Chanos chanos chromosome 2, fChaCha1.1, whole genome shotgun sequence encodes:
- the nkx2.5 gene encoding homeobox protein Nkx-2.5 produces the protein MFSSQMTSTPFSVKDILNLEQNHEDMVSLEMSQRLDTALPTSSCMLSTFKQEPFLEIASGASLFGEDEQDVKGTRATSLNVAATFYGKNFLEMDLVKEAKTDLTFEQKERKDVSCSQEGLGDELKLDETVRPKQRKRRKPRVLFSQAQVYELERRFKQQKYLSAPERDHLANVLKLTSTQVKIWFQNRRYKCKRQRQDQTLEMVGIPPPRRISVPVLVRDGKPCLGDTSTYSTSYNMGINHFSYNTTYPAFSNFQSPGSTNYTCNYPAAATVPSIQPSSTNTSHMNYGVGDLNNVQTSFQSSCGVSSLHGIRAW, from the exons ATGTTTTCAAGCCAAATGACTTCCACTCCTTTCTCAGTAAAGGATATTCTGAACCTTGAGCAAAATCATGAGGACATGGTCTCTTTGGAAATGTCACAGCGCTTAGACACTGCCCTTCCGACCTCATCATGCATGCTGTCCACATTCAAACAAGAACCTTTCCTGGAGATTGCATCTGGAGCTTCTCTGTTCGGTGAAGACGAGCAAGACGTCAAAGGCACCAGAGCCACTTCTCTGAATGTCGCAGCTACCTTTTATGGGAAGAATTTCTTAGAAATGGATCTAGTCAAAGAGGCAAAGACTGATCTGACGTttgaacaaaaagagagaaaag ATGTCAGCTGCTCACAAGAGGGTCTTGGAGACGAACTTAAACTGGATGAGACAGTGCGGcctaaacagaggaaaagaagaaaacctcGGGTACTATTCTCTCAAGCGCAGGTGTATGAGTTGGAGCGACGTTTTAAACAGCAGAAATACCTGTCAGCTCCCGAGAGAGACCACTTGGCCAACGTGCTCAAGCTCACGTCCACACAAGTTAAAATCTGGTTCCAGAACCGGCGCTACAAATGCAAGAGACAGCGTCAGGATCAGACCCTGGAGATGGTGGGCATCCCTCCTCCCAGGCGCATTTCAGTGCCAGTATTAGTTCGCGACGGAAAGCCATGTCTTGGAGACACCTCAACTTACAGCACCTCATACAATATGGGAATAAACCATTTCAGCTACAACACCACCTATCCTGCTTTCAGTAACTTCCAGAGTCCTGGCAGCACAAACTATACTTGCAACTATCCTGCAGCCGCTACCGTGCCTTCTATTCAGCCCTCCTCCACAAATACCAGTCACATGAACTATGGAGTTGGAGATCTAAACAATGTTCAAACATCTTTTCAGTCAAGCTGCGGAGTGTCCTCACTACATGGAATACGAGCCTGGTGA
- the bnip1a gene encoding vesicle transport protein SEC20 isoform X1, which translates to MAASVDVHVRICEQEIIKYDLEIKALIQDVSECTGPPSTLNDLNYKVKEKFSQLRQRIEDLEQMGKEQDRESDKQALLSQAEGHRKQMLRKLTKESLAQTSSDITESLMSISRMMSQQVQQSEETMSTLATSSRTVQETNEEFKAMTGTIQLGRKLITKYNRRELTDKLLIFLALALFLATVLYILKKRLFPFL; encoded by the exons ATGGCTGCGTCTGTGGATGTACACGTACGAATTTGTGAACAAGAAATAATCAAATATGACTTGGAAATAAAAGCTCTCATTCAG GATGTCAGCGAATGCACAGGCCCACCAAGTACACTGAATGATTTAAACTACAAAGTAAAGGAGAAATTTAGCCAACTTAGGCAACGGATTGAG GATCTAGAACAAATGGGAAAGGAACAGGACAGGGAGTCAGACAAGCAAGCCTTACTCAGTCAAGCGGAGGGACATCGGAAGCAAATGCTCAG GAAGCTAACCAAAGAGAGCCTGGCTCAAACGTCCAGTGACATCACGGAGAGCCTGATGAGCATCAGCCGGATGATGTCGCAGCAAGTCCAGCAGAGTGAGGAGACCATGAGCACTCTCG CCACTTCCTCGAGAACCGTGCAGGAAACCAATGAAGAATTTAAAGCCATGACAGGAACCATACAGCTGGGGAGAAAGCTCATCACAAAATACAATCGGCGAGAACTCACGGACAAGCTGCTCATCTTCCTGGCTCTGGCCCTCTTTCTCGCCACTGTACTCTACATCCTAAAGAAAAGACTCTTCCCGTTcctttga
- the bnip1a gene encoding vesicle transport protein SEC20 isoform X2, whose protein sequence is MAASVDVHVRICEQEIIKYDLEIKALIQDVSECTGPPSTLNDLNYKVKEKFSQLRQRIEDLEQMGKEQDRESDKQALLSQAEGHRKQMLSNQTAWRKANLASKISIDKLEKEDLLHGGDTVVRQRKLTKESLAQTSSDITESLMSISRMMSQQVQQSEETMSTLATSSRTVQETNEEFKAMTGTIQLGRKLITKYNRRELTDKLLIFLALALFLATVLYILKKRLFPFL, encoded by the exons ATGGCTGCGTCTGTGGATGTACACGTACGAATTTGTGAACAAGAAATAATCAAATATGACTTGGAAATAAAAGCTCTCATTCAG GATGTCAGCGAATGCACAGGCCCACCAAGTACACTGAATGATTTAAACTACAAAGTAAAGGAGAAATTTAGCCAACTTAGGCAACGGATTGAG GATCTAGAACAAATGGGAAAGGAACAGGACAGGGAGTCAGACAAGCAAGCCTTACTCAGTCAAGCGGAGGGACATCGGAAGCAAATGCTCAG TAATCAGACAGCATGGAGAAAGGCCAATCTGGCCAGTAAAATATCCATCGATAAGCTGGAGAAAGAAGACCTGCTCCATGGGGGAGACACTGTGGTGAGACAGAG GAAGCTAACCAAAGAGAGCCTGGCTCAAACGTCCAGTGACATCACGGAGAGCCTGATGAGCATCAGCCGGATGATGTCGCAGCAAGTCCAGCAGAGTGAGGAGACCATGAGCACTCTCG CCACTTCCTCGAGAACCGTGCAGGAAACCAATGAAGAATTTAAAGCCATGACAGGAACCATACAGCTGGGGAGAAAGCTCATCACAAAATACAATCGGCGAGAACTCACGGACAAGCTGCTCATCTTCCTGGCTCTGGCCCTCTTTCTCGCCACTGTACTCTACATCCTAAAGAAAAGACTCTTCCCGTTcctttga
- the LOC115804989 gene encoding uncharacterized protein LOC115804989 → MPRPSEHKREHAADHYGHHHSFFKASSSSLTSSASSYSSSMWASEPSLDDETYLTHGTKPQHSLSCSNIPEARPKYRDEESEDMEFNTRDPVFFQSQTPHQKKSQNPVHLQQHLPSSPRGPGFPKLHRGHSKSEEGLLQSTGSARSSGGGGRTHQIDHGPLYKTASLGQSLAFDDETERTVRGMGKPKKAASSTQLPTKGILKNKDGGTAAVQKGNFRKAKSMEVLSTRVQVTAPKQGALDAAKENFVRGKLEFSAFLDEITRQVISPSRLSSLGVSPTSTPTSTSPKLPHEERKQPLKMAKQGKEDVPSAKQQHTKIKNQDSEKTSTDSSSHSRSQRRCHSGKHNHTHHPSNPSCHHPPSDHPGHAKQPSTTERQGSTVNKQHHRKYSQLLTDGTSTSPEPLLQEQKQHHVKHKEGHRGSVGSSRHLHTGLEHKSSQLSMKTTSLESESHSSKSSASPSSEKSSEKRHKSSGHRRHSKTHRDSVCSIDRALLLEQYNKELHEKLLQTVACIENMEADLQTNRAELASYKEKFKKLQENYASSQQANGVLEQKIQSIAENMNSERKYLLQRILELTKQLDSAQITITSLKNLNVPCLIKELLEKHFNSQEALRGFLLSSATPCQSMDSNQLESRNNQSPSGKLDEKLSNWPDSGERGSEVRHQRVTAFLPWIQGQEKCAAPDQDGFTGNTQRDQQLDAKGPPFTDSGITRLPFSVADIGLALHNKTDDDQAIGHDPMATKHHLGLHTEVHSFSLGTQRGTDVPLNPYNLEKTGSNKGTGASAVNLESNANDVMYLNAQRMLDNILSQIQPPAPKQREEDSGHEVEGWTSRPAKGL, encoded by the exons ATGCCCAGGCCCTCAGAGCACAAGAG GGAGCATGCCGCAGACCACTATGGACACCATCACTCCTTTTTTAAGGCATCATCCTCCAGCCTCACCTCTTCAGCCTCATCCTATTCCTCTTCCATGTGGGCTTCGGAGCCCAGCTTGGACGATGAGACATACCTCACACATGGCACCAAGCCGCAGCATTCCCTGTCTTGCTCCAACATCCCAGAGGCAAGGCCCAAGTACAGGGATGAGGAATCTGAGGATATGGAATTTAATACGAGGGACCCAGTATTTTTTCAGAGCCAGACCCCTCACCAGAAGAAATCACAAAATCCTGTCCATCTACAGCAACACCTACCCTCTTCCCCAAGAGGCCCGGGGTTCCCAAAACTCCATCGAGGCCATAGTAAGAGTGAGGAGGGACTCCTACAGAGCACAGGCAGTGCTCGTTCCTCAGGTGGAGGTGGGAGAACTCATCAAATAGATCATGGGCCATTGTACAAGACTGCAAGCCTTGGCCAGAGTCTGGCCTTTGATGATGAAACAGAAAGGACAGTGAGAGGCATGGGCAAACCAAAAAAGGCTGCATCCTCTACCCAGCTTCCCACCAAAGGCATTCTTAAGAACAAAGATGGTGGGACAGCAGCGGTGCAGAAGGGAAACTTCCGGAAGGCCAAGTCCATGGAGGTGCTTTCCACCAGGGTACAAGTCACTGCCCCCAAACAAGGAGCCCTTGATGCAGCAAAGGAGAACTTTGTGAGAGGAAAGCTTGAGTTCTCTGCCTTCCTGGATGAAATCACACGACAGGTTATCAGCCCCTCAAGGCTCAGCTCTCTGGGTGTCAGCCCCACATCCACGCCCACATCCACATCCCCAAAATTACCTCATGAGGAGCGCAAGCAGCCTTTGAAGATGGCTAAACAGGGAAAGGAAGATGTTCCCTCAGCCAAACAACAGCATACCAAGATTAAGAATCAGGATTCTGAAAAAACAAGCACCGATTCAAGTTCACATTCCCGCTCGCAGAGAAGGTGCCACTCTggcaaacacaaccacactcaccacCCGTCCAATCCCTCATGCCACCACCCTCCTTCTGACCATCCTGGTCATGCAAAACAACCCTCCACTACAGAAAGACAAGGTTCCACAGTGAATAAACAGCACCATAGGAAGTATAGCCAACTTCTTACTGATGGCACTAGTACCAGTCCAGAACCTCTTCTTCAGGAGCAGAAACAACATCACGTCAAGCACAAAGAAGGTCATCGTGGTAGTGTCGGCTCCTCCAGGCACCTCCACACAGGATTGGAGCATAAGAGCTCCCAACTCTCTATGAAGACTACTAGCCTTGAGTCTGAGTCTCATTCCAGCAAGTCCTCTGCTAGTCCAAGCTCTGAAAAAAGTTCAGAGAAACGACACAAATCCTCAGGACACAGGAGACactccaaaacacacagg gatTCAGTATGTTCTATCGACagagctct GTTGCTGGAGCAGTACAATAAGGAGTTGCACGAGAAGCTCCTTCAGACGGTGGCCTGCATTGAAAACATGGAGGCAGATCTGCAGACTAATCGGGCAGAATTAGCCAGTTACAAAGAGAAGTTCAAGAA ACTTCAGGAGAACTATGCTTCTTCACAGCAGGCCAATGGTGTTTTGGAGCAAAAAATTCAGTCCATT GCTGAGAATATGAACTCAGAGAGGAAGTATCTTCTGCAGAGGATCCTGGAACTGACGAAGCAGCTGGACTCAGCTCAGATCACCATCACCTCTTTGAAGAACCTCAAT GTTCCTTGTTTGATAAAAGAGCTCTTAGAGAAGCATTTCAACTCTCAAGAAGCACTCAGGGGTTTCTTGCTTTCCTCTGCAACACCTTGCCAGTCTATGGACAGTAACCAATTAGAGAGCAGGAACAACCAGTCACCTTCAGGGAAGCTGGATGAGAAATTATCAAATTGGCCAGACTCTGGAGAGAGAGGCTCAGAGGTCAGGCACCAGAGGGTCACAGCATTTTTGCCATGGATACAGGGACAGGAGAAGTGTGCAGCACCAGATCAAGATGGCTTTACAggaaacactcagagagaccAGCAGCTGGATGCGAAGGGACCACCTTTCACTGACTCAGGCATAACACGCCTTCCATTTTCTGTTGCTGACATTGGTTTAGCCCTCCATAACAAGACTGATGATGACCAAGCTATAGGTCATGACCCTATGGCCACAAAGCATCATTTGGGGTTGCACACAgaagttcattcattcagcttAGGGACCCAGAGGGGCACTGATGTACCTCTAAACCCTTACAATTTAGAGAAGACTGGCTCAAACAAGGGAACAGGAGCTAGTGCAGTCAACCTTGAGAGCAATGCTAATGATGTCATGTACCTGAATGCACAGAGGATGCTGGACAATATCTTGAGTCAGATTCAACCACCAGctccaaaacagagagaagaggacagtgGTCATGAAGTTGAGGGGTGGACCTCTAGGCCAGCAAAAGGTCTTTAG
- the rom1b gene encoding rod outer segment membrane protein 1b: MSLLKIKFSFQRRVRLAQGLWLLSWAAVFSGATTFGLGVFLKTELHRRAEVMHTMDIHMVPNLLMAVGLASVGINICAGRICQDSMDATRFARWKSYMIPFFCLALFFTTLMLVAMILSYALQPSLEESLKVGLKNGIRFYKDTDTPGRCFQKETIDRLQIEFKCCGNTNFKDWFEVQWINNRYLDFTSQEVKDRVRSNVDGRYLVDGVPFSCCNPSSPRPCIQYHLLDNAAHHNYEYQTEELNLYNRGCREALVTYYMGIMNTIGPGVMSVFLLQMTVLASLRYLQTSMEAVEGQENVEVDTEGYILEKGVKETVKELKEKLLKLVQFGQVDAAAEGQGAEDGASAEKAATPESK, encoded by the exons ATGTCATTGCTGAAGATCAAGTTCTCCTTCCAAAGGAGGGTTCGTCTGGCCCAGGGTCTGTGGCTGCTCTCTTGGGCGGCCGTGTTCTCTGGAGCCACCACCTTTGGCCTGGGGGTGTTTCTCAAAACTGAACTACACCGTAGGGCAGAG GTAATGCACACCATGGATATCCATATGGTGCCCAACCTGCTGATGGCAGTGGGCCTGGCATCTGTGGGCATTAACATCTGTGCTGGCCGGATCTGCCAGGACTCCATGGATGCCACCCGATTCGCACGCTGGAAGAGTTACATGATCCCATTTTTCTGCCTCGCCCTTTTCTTTACCACCCTCATGCTGGTTGCCATGATACTGAGCTACGCTTTGCAGCCAAGTCTGGAAGAATCTCTGAAGGTGGGACTGAAGAATGGCATTCGCTTTTACAAG GACACAGACACTCCAGGACGCTGTTTCCAGAAAGAGACAATTGACCGTCTGCAGATTGAATTTAAGTGCTGTGGAAACACAAATTTCAAAGACTGGTTTGAGGTGCAGTGGATCAACAACCGATACTTGGACTTCACATCTCAAGAAGTGAAAGA TCGTGTGAGGAGTAATGTGGATGGCCGTTACCTAGTGGATGGTGTTCCCTTTAGTTGCTGTAACCCGAGCTCTCCCAGACCCTGTATCCAGTATCATCTGTTAGACAATGCTGCACATCACAATTACGAGTACCAAACTGAGGAGCTCAACCTATACAACCGAGGGTGCCGCGAGGCACTTGTCACCTACTACATGGGCATCATGAACACCATCGGGCCTGGTGTGATGTCTGTCTTCCTGCTTCAG ATGACCGTTCTAGCTAGTCTGCGATACCTCCAGACGTCCATGGAGGCAGTGGAGGGCCAGGAGAATGTGGAGGTGGACACAGAGGGCTACATTTTGGAGAAAGGAGTGAAGGAGACTGTGAAAGAGCTGAAGGAGAAGCTGCTCAAACTTGTCCAGTTTGGTCAGGTGGATGCAGCCGCTGAGGGCCAGGGGGCAGAGGATGGGGCATCCGCTGAGAAGGCAGCTACACCTGAAAGTAAATGA